A single Candidatus Methylomirabilota bacterium DNA region contains:
- the rpsB gene encoding 30S ribosomal protein S2, producing MATLTMKELLEAGVHFGHQTKRWNPKMQKYIFGERNGIYIIDLQKTLKKFREAYAFVRDLAAGGGAVLFIGTKKQAQESVFEEATRCGMFYVNQRWLGGTLTNFATIRKSIARLKKLEEMKETGEFERVPKKEALELDREREKLQKALVGIKAMEQLPAAVFIIDPRKERIAVLEAQRLGIPIVAIVDTNCDPTGIDYAIPGNDDAIRAVRLITSRIADAINEGRGTLAKDETGGAAAEGSETPAEPVEMAAASETEG from the coding sequence ATGGCGACGTTGACGATGAAGGAGCTGCTCGAGGCCGGGGTGCACTTCGGCCACCAGACCAAGCGCTGGAACCCGAAGATGCAGAAATACATCTTCGGTGAGCGCAACGGCATCTACATCATCGATCTGCAGAAGACCCTGAAGAAGTTCCGCGAGGCGTACGCGTTCGTCCGCGACCTGGCCGCCGGCGGCGGCGCGGTCCTCTTCATCGGGACGAAGAAGCAGGCGCAGGAGAGCGTCTTCGAGGAGGCGACCCGCTGCGGGATGTTCTACGTCAACCAGCGGTGGCTCGGCGGGACGCTGACGAACTTCGCGACGATCCGGAAGTCGATCGCGCGGCTCAAGAAGCTCGAGGAGATGAAGGAGACCGGCGAGTTCGAGCGCGTGCCGAAGAAGGAGGCGCTCGAGCTCGACCGCGAGCGCGAGAAGCTCCAGAAGGCGCTCGTCGGGATCAAGGCGATGGAGCAGTTGCCCGCGGCCGTGTTCATCATCGACCCGCGCAAGGAGCGGATCGCCGTATTGGAGGCCCAGCGGCTCGGCATCCCGATCGTGGCCATCGTGGACACCAACTGCGACCCGACGGGGATCGACTACGCGATCCCCGGCAACGACGACGCGATCCGCGCCGTCCGCCTCATCACGTCGCGCATCGCCGACGCGATCAACGAGGGGCGCGGCACCCTGGCGAAGGACGAGACCGGGGGCGCGGCGGCCGAGGGGTCCGAGACGCCCGCGGAGCCCGTCGAGATGGCCGCGGCCAGCGAGACGGAGGGCTAG
- the rpsI gene encoding 30S ribosomal protein S9, with translation MAVLDRFYGTGRRKTSVARVWVRPGSGRIVVNRRAFEDYFPRETLRMIIAQPLQVTNTFGQFDVVVTVKGGGPTGQAGAVRHGISRALARFDDKLRLPLKKAGLLTRDPRMRERKKYGQPGARQKFQYSKR, from the coding sequence ATGGCCGTGCTCGACCGGTTCTACGGCACGGGGCGCCGCAAGACGTCGGTCGCCCGCGTGTGGGTCCGCCCCGGCTCCGGGCGCATCGTCGTCAACCGGCGCGCGTTCGAGGATTACTTCCCGCGCGAGACGCTCCGGATGATCATCGCGCAGCCACTCCAGGTCACCAACACCTTCGGGCAGTTCGACGTCGTCGTCACGGTGAAGGGGGGCGGCCCCACGGGCCAGGCAGGCGCGGTCCGTCACGGGATCTCGCGCGCGCTCGCCCGTTTCGACGACAAGCTGCGCCTGCCGCTCAAGAAGGCCGGCCTCCTCACCCGGGACCCGCGGATGCGCGAGCGGAAGAAGTACGGGCAGCCCGGCGCCCGGCAGAAGTTCCAGTACTCGAAGCGGTAG
- the argC gene encoding N-acetyl-gamma-glutamyl-phosphate reductase, whose protein sequence is MTRVAVAGASGYMGAELLRILLGHPKVTLTGATSDRLAGTPLGRAYPHLRGVTDLSFHDLDAGWLADTADVVFLALPHMESQKVVPLLRRRGVKAIDLSADYRLRDPNDYVTWYKAPHTDAAGLAEAVYGLPELHRKAIAGAALVASPGCYPAGAVLATAPLVKRGLARLEGIVIDGKSGITGAGAQGRTLDPMYLYTEANENVQAYAIASHRHTPEIEQELGALAGAPVRVAFTPHLVPLNRGLFTTASVGLTQPLSTAALLDVYREFYAGEPFVRVLDEGERPTTRAVVGSNYCDVTVVADARTGRAVCLSAIDNLGKGGSANGVQNLNVLLGWPERAGLEAPPVYP, encoded by the coding sequence GTGACGCGCGTCGCGGTCGCCGGAGCGAGCGGCTACATGGGAGCCGAGCTCCTCCGGATCCTCCTCGGCCATCCGAAGGTCACCCTGACGGGCGCGACGTCGGACCGGCTGGCGGGCACGCCGCTCGGGCGCGCGTACCCGCACCTGCGCGGCGTCACCGACCTCAGCTTCCACGACCTCGACGCCGGCTGGCTCGCGGACACGGCCGACGTCGTGTTCCTGGCGCTGCCCCACATGGAGTCGCAGAAGGTCGTGCCGCTGCTGCGGCGGCGCGGGGTCAAGGCGATCGATCTCTCGGCGGACTACCGGCTGCGCGATCCCAACGACTACGTCACGTGGTACAAGGCGCCGCACACCGACGCGGCGGGGCTTGCCGAGGCGGTCTACGGCCTGCCCGAGCTGCACCGCAAGGCGATCGCCGGCGCCGCCCTCGTCGCGTCGCCGGGCTGCTATCCGGCGGGCGCGGTGCTCGCGACGGCGCCCCTCGTGAAGCGCGGGCTCGCGCGGCTCGAGGGCATCGTGATCGACGGCAAGTCCGGCATCACCGGCGCCGGGGCGCAGGGCCGCACGCTCGACCCGATGTACCTCTACACCGAGGCCAACGAGAACGTGCAGGCCTACGCCATCGCGAGCCACCGGCACACGCCGGAGATCGAGCAGGAGCTCGGCGCGCTCGCGGGCGCTCCGGTCCGCGTCGCGTTCACGCCGCACCTCGTGCCGCTCAACCGCGGCCTCTTCACCACCGCCTCGGTGGGGCTCACGCAGCCGCTCTCGACGGCGGCGCTGCTCGACGTCTACCGCGAGTTCTACGCCGGCGAGCCTTTCGTCCGCGTGCTCGACGAGGGCGAGCGGCCGACGACGCGGGCCGTGGTCGGCTCGAACTACTGCGACGTGACGGTCGTCGCCGACGCCCGCACGGGGCGCGCGGTGTGCCTGTCGGCGATCGACAACCTCGGCAAGGGCGGCTCGGCGAACGGCGTGCAGAACCTCAACGTCCTCCTCGGCTGGCCGGAGCGCGCGGGGCTCGAGGCCCCGCCGGTGTACCCCTAG
- the argJ gene encoding bifunctional glutamate N-acetyltransferase/amino-acid acetyltransferase ArgJ, giving the protein MASPDLEWLEGGVTAVPGVLAAGVAAGIKPSGKKDLALIYSSAPARVAAQFTSNQVKGAPVLVSMEHVRGGQAQAIVASSGCANVCTGERGIRDAREMTKLVGDLLRIPAGHVLVASTGVIGVPLPMDRVRAAVPKLVKALSPQAGRAAAEAILTTDTRPKEAALRLEVNRRPVTLGGIAKGVAMLEPHLATMFCFVATDAAVGRDALRGVVRRAVDRSFNRITVDSDQSTSDTVAVLANGLAEHAPLEEGGRGLRQFAAGLEALMTRLARMLVADGEGATKLVAVTVRGAASRRDALLAARSVANSPLVKTAINGADPNWGRIMMALGKSAARVEQEKVSILFQDERVVERGMLREGVRLERVREIMGGQEYDITIDLGLGRGEERVFTCDLSEEYVRFNGKYTT; this is encoded by the coding sequence ATGGCGTCCCCCGACCTCGAGTGGCTCGAAGGCGGCGTCACCGCCGTCCCGGGGGTCCTCGCCGCGGGCGTGGCGGCGGGGATCAAGCCGTCCGGTAAGAAGGACCTCGCGCTGATCTACTCCTCGGCGCCGGCGCGCGTGGCGGCCCAGTTCACCTCGAACCAGGTGAAGGGCGCGCCCGTGCTCGTCTCGATGGAGCACGTGCGCGGCGGCCAGGCGCAGGCGATCGTCGCGTCGAGCGGCTGCGCCAACGTCTGCACCGGCGAGCGCGGCATCAGGGACGCGCGCGAGATGACGAAGCTCGTGGGCGACCTGCTCCGGATCCCGGCGGGCCACGTCCTGGTGGCCTCCACGGGCGTGATCGGCGTGCCGCTCCCGATGGACAGGGTCCGCGCGGCGGTGCCGAAGCTCGTGAAGGCGCTCTCCCCGCAGGCGGGCCGGGCCGCGGCCGAGGCGATCCTGACGACCGACACGCGGCCGAAGGAGGCGGCGCTGCGGCTCGAGGTGAACCGGCGGCCGGTCACGCTCGGCGGGATCGCGAAGGGCGTCGCGATGCTCGAGCCGCACCTGGCGACGATGTTCTGCTTCGTCGCGACGGACGCCGCCGTCGGGCGCGATGCGCTGCGCGGCGTCGTGCGCCGCGCGGTGGACCGGTCCTTCAACCGGATCACCGTGGACTCGGACCAGTCCACGAGCGACACCGTCGCCGTGCTGGCCAACGGCCTCGCCGAGCACGCGCCGCTCGAGGAGGGCGGCCGGGGGCTCAGGCAGTTCGCCGCGGGGCTCGAAGCGCTCATGACCCGGCTCGCGCGCATGCTGGTCGCCGACGGCGAGGGCGCGACGAAGCTCGTGGCCGTCACCGTGCGCGGCGCGGCGAGCCGGCGCGACGCCCTGCTCGCGGCCCGCAGCGTGGCGAACTCGCCCCTCGTGAAGACCGCGATCAACGGCGCCGACCCGAACTGGGGCCGGATCATGATGGCGCTCGGCAAGTCGGCGGCGCGGGTGGAGCAGGAGAAGGTCTCGATCCTCTTCCAGGACGAGCGGGTCGTCGAGCGCGGCATGCTCCGCGAGGGGGTGCGCCTCGAGCGGGTCCGCGAGATCATGGGGGGGCAGGAGTACGACATCACGATCGACCTCGGGCTGGGGCGCGGGGAGGAGCGCGTCTTCACCTGCGACCTCAGCGAGGAGTACGTGCGATTCAACGGCAAGTACACGACGTAG